In one Sphingomonas hankookensis genomic region, the following are encoded:
- a CDS encoding DUF2059 domain-containing protein: MKALILAASLLGATPALAQTPAAPAAVQPIDPARLALAEKSVAVLVPQGVYMRLMRQQFPAMMDAMLANMETAVPGGRAKARAADPAFDERMRIMTRVMGEELGPLMGRMEPSLRTGMARALAKRFDARQLNDLNAFFATPSGQAFGEQFISLFADPEIMGEMMKAMPMMLQEMPGIMKKVEAATAHLPKPPKPKGENE; the protein is encoded by the coding sequence ATGAAGGCGCTGATCCTCGCAGCCTCGCTGTTGGGTGCCACGCCGGCGCTGGCCCAGACACCGGCCGCCCCCGCTGCCGTACAACCGATCGATCCGGCGCGCCTAGCGCTGGCGGAAAAGTCGGTCGCGGTGCTGGTGCCGCAGGGCGTCTATATGCGGCTGATGCGGCAGCAGTTTCCGGCGATGATGGATGCCATGCTCGCGAACATGGAAACGGCGGTGCCCGGCGGTCGGGCCAAGGCGCGGGCCGCCGATCCGGCGTTCGATGAACGGATGCGGATCATGACGCGCGTCATGGGCGAGGAACTGGGCCCGCTGATGGGGCGGATGGAACCGTCGCTGCGCACCGGCATGGCCCGTGCGCTGGCCAAGCGGTTCGACGCGCGGCAATTGAACGACCTGAACGCCTTTTTCGCCACGCCTTCGGGTCAGGCGTTCGGCGAGCAGTTCATATCGCTGTTCGCCGACCCGGAAATCATGGGCGAAATGATGAAGGCGATGCCGATGATGCTGCAGGAAATGCCGGGCATCATGAAGAAGGTGGAGGCCGCGACCGCGCATCTGCCGAAGCCTCCTAAGCCGAAGGGCGAGAACGAATGA
- the gltB gene encoding glutamate synthase large subunit, whose product MTDMTSERLRLATEGMYRPEFEGDACGVGMVAATDGKPSRRVVQSAIDALRAVWHRGAVDADGKTGDGAGIHVDLPHRFFDDAIAASGHKPLHARLAVGMVFMPRTDLGAQETCRTLVESEIIEAGWSIYGWRQVPVDVSVIGMKAQATRPEIEQIMIAGPAPEEMDEAEFEKNLYLVRRRIEKRIIAAQITGFYFCSLSCRSIIYKGLFLAESLSDFYPDLTDERFESRVAIFHQRYSTNTFPQWWLAQPFRCLAHNGEVNTIRGNKNWMLSHEIKMASIAFGERSEDIKPVIPAGASDTAALDAVFETICRSGRDAPTAKLMLVPEAWQGAPDMPPAHTAMYDYLASVMEPWDGPAALAMTDGRWAVAGLDRNALRPLRYTLTGDGLLIVGSEAGMVPVAEATVVEKGRLGPGEMLAVDLGEGRLYKDRAIKDKIAAEADYAAMTARFLTIDDLPAPAEAPLRYDRAELARRQVCAGQTLEDMELILSPMVEGGKEAIGSMGDDTPLAVISDKPRLISHFFRQNFSQVTNPPIDPLRERYVMSLKTRFGNLANILDTGDRASAVLVLNSPVLTNSDWLRLKAHFGAQAAEIDCTFPAGEGPEALRAAIARIRAQAEQAVREGRSELFLTDEHLNATKVPIAGVLAAAAVHTHLVRKGLRSYASINVRSSECLDTHYYAVLIGVGATTVNAYLAEAAIADRHARGLFGEIGMDEALKRHRTAIDEGLLKILSKMGIAVISSYRGGYNFEAVGLSRALVNDFFPGMPAKISGEGYHSLHVNATQRHEAAFDTAVATLPIGGFYRQRGGGEAHAYSAQLMHLLQTAVATDSYSTYMQFSRGVRDLPPVYLRDVLEFNFPDTGVPIEQVEAITEIRKRFVTPGMSLGALSPEAHETLAIAMNRIGAKAVSGEGGEDSIRYQPYENGDNGNSVIKQVASGRFGVTAEYLNACDEIEIKVAQGAKPGEGGQLPGFKVTEFIAKLRHATPGVTLISPPPHHDIYSIEDLAQLIYDLKQINPKARVCVKLVSSAGIGTVAAGVAKAHADVILVSGHVGGTGASPQTSIKYAGTPWEMGLSEVNQTLTLNGLRGRVVLRTDGGLKTGRDIVAAAILGAEEFGIGTLSLVAMGCIMVRQCHSNTCPVGVCVQDERLRAKFTGTPEKVINLMTFIAEEVREILSRLGVRSLDEVVGRTEFLRQVSRGAEHLDDLDLNPILAKVDADESERRFSLSTFRNEVPDSLDAQMIKDAAAVFSRGEKMQLTYSVRNTHRAVGTRLSSEITRKFGMSKLADGHVTVRLRGSAGQSLGAFLCKGIKLEVFGDANDYVGKGLSGGIITVRPMVSSPLKSHENTIVGNTVLYGATSGKLFAAGQAGERFAVRNSGATVVVEGCGANGCEYMTGGTAVVLGHTGTNFGAGMTGGMAFIYDHDASFERNHNPESITLHRLGAAHWEGVLKGLVAEHHAMTDSRWSGAILEDWDRAKHHFWQVVPKEMLTRLAHPLSDDTAVAQQAEVAA is encoded by the coding sequence ATGACCGACATGACCTCCGAACGCCTCCGCCTTGCCACCGAAGGCATGTACCGCCCCGAATTCGAAGGCGATGCCTGCGGCGTCGGCATGGTTGCCGCGACCGATGGCAAGCCGTCGCGCCGGGTCGTGCAGTCGGCGATCGATGCACTTCGCGCGGTGTGGCACCGCGGCGCGGTCGATGCCGATGGCAAGACCGGCGACGGCGCCGGCATCCATGTCGACCTGCCGCACCGTTTCTTCGACGATGCGATCGCCGCGTCGGGGCACAAGCCGCTGCACGCGCGGCTCGCGGTCGGCATGGTGTTCATGCCGCGTACCGATCTGGGTGCGCAGGAGACCTGCCGTACGCTGGTCGAATCGGAGATCATCGAGGCGGGCTGGTCGATCTATGGCTGGCGGCAGGTCCCGGTCGACGTGTCGGTGATCGGCATGAAGGCGCAGGCGACCCGGCCGGAGATCGAGCAGATCATGATCGCCGGGCCGGCCCCGGAAGAGATGGACGAGGCCGAGTTCGAGAAGAACCTTTATCTGGTCCGCCGCCGGATCGAGAAGCGGATCATCGCCGCGCAGATCACCGGGTTCTACTTCTGTTCGCTGTCGTGCCGCTCGATCATCTACAAGGGGCTGTTCCTCGCAGAGAGCCTGTCGGATTTCTATCCCGACCTGACCGACGAACGCTTCGAATCGCGCGTCGCGATCTTTCACCAGCGCTATTCGACCAACACCTTCCCGCAATGGTGGCTGGCGCAGCCGTTCCGTTGTCTCGCCCATAATGGCGAGGTCAACACGATCCGCGGCAACAAGAACTGGATGCTCAGCCACGAGATCAAGATGGCGAGCATCGCGTTCGGTGAACGCTCGGAAGACATCAAGCCGGTGATCCCGGCGGGCGCGTCGGACACGGCGGCGCTGGATGCGGTGTTCGAGACGATCTGTCGCTCGGGCCGCGACGCGCCGACCGCCAAGCTGATGCTGGTGCCCGAGGCGTGGCAGGGCGCGCCCGACATGCCGCCGGCGCATACCGCGATGTACGACTATCTCGCCAGCGTCATGGAGCCGTGGGACGGCCCCGCCGCGCTGGCGATGACCGATGGCCGCTGGGCGGTCGCCGGGCTCGACCGCAACGCGCTGCGCCCCTTGCGCTACACGCTGACCGGCGACGGGCTGCTGATCGTCGGGTCGGAAGCGGGGATGGTGCCGGTGGCCGAGGCGACAGTGGTCGAGAAGGGCCGCCTGGGCCCGGGCGAGATGCTCGCCGTCGATCTGGGCGAGGGCAGGCTCTACAAGGACCGTGCGATCAAGGACAAGATCGCTGCCGAGGCGGACTATGCGGCGATGACCGCCCGGTTCCTGACCATCGACGACCTGCCGGCCCCCGCCGAAGCGCCGCTGCGCTACGACCGCGCCGAACTGGCGCGGCGGCAGGTGTGCGCCGGGCAGACGCTGGAGGACATGGAACTGATCCTGTCGCCGATGGTCGAGGGCGGCAAGGAAGCGATCGGATCGATGGGCGACGACACCCCGCTGGCGGTCATTTCCGACAAGCCGCGCCTCATCAGCCATTTCTTCCGCCAGAATTTCAGCCAGGTCACCAACCCGCCGATCGATCCCTTACGCGAGCGCTATGTCATGTCGCTCAAGACGCGGTTCGGGAACCTCGCCAACATCCTCGACACCGGGGATCGGGCAAGCGCGGTGCTGGTGCTGAACAGCCCGGTGCTGACCAACAGCGACTGGCTGCGGCTGAAGGCGCATTTCGGCGCCCAGGCAGCGGAGATCGACTGCACCTTCCCGGCGGGCGAGGGACCCGAGGCGCTGCGCGCCGCGATCGCTCGCATCCGCGCGCAGGCCGAACAGGCGGTGCGCGAGGGGCGCAGCGAGCTGTTCCTGACCGACGAGCATCTGAACGCGACCAAGGTGCCGATTGCGGGCGTGCTGGCGGCGGCGGCGGTGCATACGCATCTGGTTCGCAAGGGGCTGCGGTCCTACGCGTCGATCAACGTGCGGTCGTCGGAATGTCTCGACACGCACTATTATGCGGTGCTGATCGGCGTCGGCGCGACGACGGTGAACGCCTATCTGGCCGAAGCCGCCATTGCAGACCGCCATGCGCGCGGGCTGTTCGGCGAGATCGGCATGGACGAGGCGCTGAAGCGCCACCGCACCGCGATCGACGAAGGACTGCTGAAAATCCTGTCGAAGATGGGGATCGCGGTGATCTCCAGCTATCGCGGCGGGTACAACTTCGAAGCGGTGGGCTTGAGCCGTGCGCTGGTCAACGACTTCTTCCCCGGCATGCCGGCCAAGATTTCGGGCGAGGGCTATCACTCGCTGCACGTCAACGCGACGCAGCGGCACGAGGCGGCGTTCGATACGGCGGTGGCGACGCTGCCGATCGGCGGCTTCTATCGCCAGCGTGGCGGCGGCGAGGCGCATGCCTATTCGGCGCAGCTGATGCACCTGCTGCAGACCGCGGTCGCGACCGACAGCTATTCGACGTACATGCAGTTTTCGCGGGGCGTGCGCGACCTGCCGCCGGTCTATCTGCGCGACGTGCTGGAGTTCAATTTCCCCGACACGGGCGTGCCGATCGAACAGGTCGAGGCGATCACCGAGATCCGCAAGCGGTTCGTGACGCCGGGCATGTCGCTGGGCGCGCTCAGCCCGGAAGCGCATGAGACGCTGGCGATCGCGATGAACCGCATCGGCGCGAAGGCGGTCTCGGGCGAGGGCGGCGAGGACTCGATCCGCTACCAGCCGTACGAGAATGGCGATAACGGCAATTCGGTCATCAAGCAGGTGGCGTCGGGCCGGTTCGGTGTCACCGCCGAGTATCTCAACGCCTGCGACGAGATCGAGATCAAGGTCGCGCAGGGTGCGAAGCCCGGCGAGGGCGGGCAGCTGCCCGGCTTCAAGGTGACCGAGTTCATCGCCAAGCTGCGCCATGCGACGCCGGGGGTGACGCTGATCAGCCCGCCGCCGCACCACGACATCTATTCGATCGAGGATCTGGCGCAGCTCATCTACGACCTGAAGCAGATCAACCCGAAGGCGCGGGTGTGCGTGAAGCTGGTCAGTTCGGCCGGGATCGGCACGGTCGCGGCGGGCGTGGCGAAGGCGCATGCCGACGTCATCCTCGTGTCGGGGCATGTCGGCGGGACCGGCGCGTCGCCCCAGACGTCGATCAAGTACGCCGGCACGCCGTGGGAAATGGGGCTGAGCGAGGTCAACCAGACGCTGACGCTGAACGGCCTGCGCGGTCGCGTGGTGCTGCGCACCGATGGTGGGCTCAAGACCGGGCGTGACATCGTCGCCGCCGCGATCCTCGGCGCCGAGGAGTTCGGCATCGGTACGCTGTCGCTGGTGGCGATGGGCTGCATCATGGTGCGCCAGTGCCATAGCAACACCTGTCCGGTCGGCGTGTGCGTGCAGGATGAGCGGCTGCGCGCCAAGTTCACCGGTACGCCCGAAAAGGTCATCAACCTGATGACCTTCATCGCCGAGGAAGTGCGCGAGATCCTGTCGCGCCTCGGCGTGCGCAGCCTCGACGAGGTGGTCGGACGGACCGAGTTCCTGCGGCAGGTCAGCCGCGGGGCCGAGCATCTCGACGACCTCGACCTCAACCCGATCCTCGCGAAGGTCGATGCGGACGAGAGCGAGCGGCGCTTCAGCCTGTCGACCTTCCGCAACGAAGTGCCCGACAGCCTCGATGCACAGATGATCAAGGATGCGGCGGCGGTCTTCTCGCGCGGCGAGAAGATGCAGCTGACCTATTCCGTGCGCAACACCCACCGCGCGGTCGGCACCCGCCTGTCCAGCGAGATCACGCGCAAGTTCGGCATGTCGAAGCTGGCCGACGGCCATGTCACCGTGCGGCTGCGCGGGTCGGCGGGGCAGAGCCTCGGCGCGTTCCTGTGCAAGGGCATCAAGCTGGAGGTGTTCGGCGACGCCAACGACTATGTCGGCAAGGGGCTGTCGGGCGGGATCATCACCGTCCGCCCGATGGTGTCGTCACCGCTCAAGAGCCATGAGAACACCATCGTCGGCAACACCGTCCTGTACGGCGCGACGTCGGGCAAGCTGTTCGCGGCGGGGCAGGCGGGCGAGCGCTTCGCCGTGCGCAATTCGGGCGCGACCGTCGTGGTCGAGGGCTGCGGCGCCAATGGCTGCGAATATATGACCGGCGGGACGGCGGTCGTGCTGGGCCATACCGGTACGAACTTCGGCGCGGGCATGACCGGCGGCATGGCGTTCATCTACGACCATGACGCCAGTTTCGAGCGCAACCATAATCCGGAGAGCATCACGCTGCACCGGCTGGGGGCGGCGCATTGGGAAGGGGTGCTCAAGGGCCTGGTCGCCGAACATCATGCGATGACCGACAGCCGCTGGTCGGGCGCGATCCTGGAAGATTGGGACCGGGCGAAGCACCATTTCTGGCAGGTGGTGCCAAAGGAAATGCTGACGCGGCTGGCGCATCCGCTGAGCGACGACACGGCGGTGGCGCAACAAGCGGAGGTCGCCGCCTGA
- a CDS encoding glutathione S-transferase family protein, whose amino-acid sequence MWQLLQFPLCPFSRKVRLLLAEKSIGYQPVRESPWARRDEFLHINPAGQTPVMIDDEAGIRLIDSMAICEYIEETGDKPAMLNGSAADRAEQRRLVTWFDTQFYREITGPLLMERMEKRIVHRQTPDTRVLREAMKAAVEHLDYIDYLLDHRQWIGGATMSLADLAAAAQISIADYLGGIDFKTHDLAKRWYVGMKSRPSFRPLLAERMEGVPPPADYEKLDV is encoded by the coding sequence ATGTGGCAGCTCCTGCAATTCCCGCTATGTCCTTTCTCGCGGAAAGTCCGCCTGCTGCTGGCGGAAAAGAGCATCGGCTATCAGCCGGTGCGCGAATCGCCCTGGGCGCGGCGCGACGAGTTCCTGCACATCAATCCGGCCGGGCAGACCCCGGTGATGATCGATGACGAAGCCGGCATCCGGCTGATCGATTCGATGGCGATCTGCGAATATATCGAGGAGACGGGCGACAAGCCCGCCATGCTGAACGGCAGCGCCGCCGACCGCGCCGAACAGCGGCGGCTGGTGACGTGGTTCGACACGCAATTCTATCGCGAGATCACAGGTCCCTTGCTGATGGAGCGGATGGAGAAGCGCATCGTCCACCGCCAGACGCCCGATACGCGGGTACTGCGCGAGGCGATGAAGGCGGCGGTCGAGCATCTCGACTATATCGATTATCTGCTCGACCATCGGCAGTGGATCGGCGGCGCGACGATGAGCCTCGCCGACCTGGCGGCGGCGGCGCAGATTTCGATCGCCGATTATCTGGGCGGGATCGATTTCAAGACGCACGACCTGGCGAAGCGCTGGTATGTCGGCATGAAGAGCCGCCCGAGCTTTCGCCCGCTGCTGGCCGAGCGGATGGAAGGCGTGCCGCCGCCGGCGGATTATGAGAAATTGGACGTTTAG
- the rpoN gene encoding RNA polymerase factor sigma-54, whose product MSLAPRLDLRQSQSLVMTPQLQQAIRLLALSNLEIEGFIAEEIEKNPLLDSGGGGSDDDGPAFDAAEPVATASEPAGSDELLGIGAASGESLDLDLGDTFHHDSPSDGVGSLDGGLGLAATGGGGFDEGPDFDTFASDDVSLADHLLQQAGTCVAGADLFIASAIIDQIDECGYLTGSLLDIAHRLGIPLARVEAVLGIVQTFDPSGVGARSLAECLTIQAKEVDRYDPCMARLIDNLDLVARGALPQLRRICEVDDEDLADMIRELRGYDPKPGCRFGGERTQSVVPDLIVAPRKDGWAVEINGATLPRVLVNRGYFAELSANGDKSSKAWLSDCLASANWLVKALDQRQRTILKVATEIVKQQEAFFRQGVAHLRPLTLAKVAEAIEMHESTVSRVTSNKYLSCPRGLFELKYFFTSAIQSADGGEAVSALAVKDAIRTLIANEDPKKILSDDTLVELLNAKGFDIARRTVAKYREAIGLGSSVQRRRQKALGG is encoded by the coding sequence ATGAGCCTCGCCCCTCGCCTCGACCTGCGCCAGTCGCAATCGCTGGTGATGACGCCGCAGCTGCAGCAGGCGATCCGCCTGCTCGCGCTGTCGAATCTGGAGATTGAGGGGTTCATCGCCGAAGAGATCGAAAAAAACCCGCTGCTCGATTCCGGCGGCGGCGGCAGCGACGATGACGGCCCCGCCTTCGACGCCGCCGAACCCGTCGCGACCGCCAGCGAACCCGCCGGGTCGGACGAACTGCTCGGCATCGGCGCGGCGAGCGGCGAATCGCTCGATCTCGATCTGGGCGACACCTTCCACCATGACAGCCCGTCGGACGGGGTCGGCTCGCTCGACGGGGGCCTCGGCCTCGCCGCGACCGGGGGTGGCGGGTTCGACGAAGGCCCCGACTTCGACACCTTCGCCAGCGACGACGTCTCGCTCGCCGACCATCTGCTGCAACAGGCCGGGACCTGTGTCGCCGGTGCCGACCTGTTCATCGCCAGCGCGATCATCGACCAGATCGACGAATGCGGCTATCTCACCGGCTCGCTGCTCGACATCGCCCATCGCCTCGGCATCCCGCTCGCCCGCGTCGAAGCGGTGCTGGGCATCGTCCAGACCTTCGACCCCAGCGGCGTCGGCGCGCGCAGCCTCGCCGAATGCCTGACGATCCAGGCGAAGGAGGTCGACCGCTACGATCCCTGCATGGCGCGGCTGATCGACAATCTCGATCTCGTCGCGCGCGGTGCCCTGCCGCAGCTGCGCCGCATCTGTGAGGTCGACGACGAAGACCTCGCCGACATGATCCGCGAACTGCGCGGCTATGATCCCAAACCCGGCTGCCGGTTCGGCGGAGAGCGCACCCAATCGGTCGTCCCCGACCTGATCGTCGCGCCGCGCAAGGACGGCTGGGCGGTGGAGATCAACGGCGCCACCCTCCCGCGCGTCCTCGTCAATCGCGGCTATTTCGCCGAACTCAGCGCCAATGGCGACAAATCGTCGAAAGCATGGCTGTCCGACTGCCTCGCCAGCGCCAACTGGCTGGTAAAGGCGCTCGACCAGCGGCAGCGCACCATCCTGAAGGTCGCGACCGAGATCGTGAAGCAGCAGGAGGCGTTCTTCCGCCAGGGCGTCGCCCATCTCCGCCCGCTGACCCTCGCCAAGGTGGCCGAAGCGATCGAGATGCACGAATCGACCGTCAGCCGGGTGACCTCGAACAAATATCTTTCCTGCCCGCGCGGGCTGTTCGAGCTGAAATATTTCTTCACCTCCGCCATCCAGTCGGCCGATGGCGGCGAGGCGGTGTCGGCACTTGCGGTCAAGGACGCGATCCGCACCCTGATCGCGAACGAGGACCCCAAGAAGATCCTGTCCGACGACACGCTGGTCGAACTGCTGAACGCCAAGGGCTTCGATATCGCCAGGCGGACGGTCGCCAAATATCGCGAGGCGATCGGGCTAGGGTCGTCGGTCCAGCGCCGCCGGCAAAAGGCGCTGGGCGGGTAG